Proteins from a single region of Hermetia illucens chromosome 3, iHerIll2.2.curated.20191125, whole genome shotgun sequence:
- the LOC119650674 gene encoding abscission/NoCut checkpoint regulator, producing the protein MACTSCTKRYGFFCKEVGCPNCGYSFCTKCLKKEAEVLRCGGAKLKVCLRCFDKIEKDKLLQQNAPVKTASDVLKVDDPNQSLAAPLEPIHLAKEVKPPEDDNEDDDEEDNELADNLDYIISKKLNKLKESEDEKKALPGDSELAARLSNLKGIPHKEYSNKDILLSTDTRTDKEKIDDLLKQFVEERGIDDQAGTALDPIADIERRLALLKGDPIPSQGSQAGTSKRVNIPEEKEEDEDVTVKKVLDQFLEEAKLPDALLSREEKELISGLPPPSKDTEELPWCTICNEDATIRCLGCDGDLFCAQCFRECHDDEDFREHKSQPYQKPSNFKENHF; encoded by the exons GTTGGTTGTCCAAATTGTGGGTATTCCTTTTGCACTAAATGCCTAAAAAAGGAGGCCGAGGTACTGCGATGTGGTGGTGCAAAACTGAAGGTGTGTTTGCGTTGTTTTGACAAAATCGAAAAGGACAAGCTTCTTCAACAGAATGCTCCAGTGAAAACAGCTTCCGATGTCCTAAAAGT tGATGATCCTAATCAAAGCCTTGCGGCTCCTCTAGAGCCAATACATTTAGCGAAGGAAGTGAAACCTCCAGAAGATGATAATGAGGATGATGACGAAGAAGATAATGAATTAGCTGACAATTTAGACTACATTATAtcgaaaaaattgaataaactaAAAGAGTCTGAAGATGAAAAAAAAGCTTTGCCTGGCGATAGCGAATTAGCTGCACGTCTATCCAATTTGAAGGGGATACCGCACAAAGAGTATTCAAACAAGGATATTTTGCTGTCAACTGATACGCGCACTGATAAAGAGAAAATCGATGACCTTTTGAAACAATTTGTAGAAGAGCGGGGCATTGACGATCAAGCTGGAACAGCCCTTGATCCAATTGCTGATATTGAACGGCGCCTTGCTTTGCTGAAGGGGGATCCTATACCTAGTCAAGGTAGCCAAGCAGGAACCTCCAAACGTGTCAATATTCCcgaggaaaaagaagaggacGAAGACGTTACTGTTAAAAAGGTTCTAGATCAG tttttggaaGAAGCCAAACTGCCAGATGCACTGTTGTCGCGGGAAGAAAAGGAACTCATCAGTGGCTTACCGCCGCCAAGTAAAGATACTGAGGAGCTGCCCTGGTGCACAATTTGCAATGAAGACGCAACTATTCGATGCCTCGGATGTGATGGTGATTTATTTTGTGCGCAATGCTTTCGGGAGTGTCATGATGATGAGGATTTTCGAGAACATAAGAGCCAACCgtatcaaaagccttcaaaTTTCAAAGAGAATCATTTTTAA
- the LOC119652363 gene encoding uncharacterized protein LOC119652363, translating into MTTNNNRIIRQKNGEIVMEALKRISGPATFTDVVTHIANKQNVNASVIKEPVKNVLCRGVEYGFIKKLGGRYTTDGIRCGDPTDAEDSDSVCEACQYYTRRRRGPYYQRRYRCLTRRYYPQKNRYRRHRDV; encoded by the exons ATGACCACCAACAATAACAGAATAATACGTCAGAAGAATGGTGAGATAGTTATGGAGGCACTGAAGCGCATCAGTGGGCCCGCGACCTTCACAGACGTGGTCACACATATTGCCAATAAGCAAAAT GTGAATGCTTCTGTGATCAAGGAGCCCGTAAAGAATGTCCTCTGCCGGGGGGTGGAGTACGGCTTCATAAAGAAACTTGGAGGAAGATATACTACAGATGGTATTCGTTGCGGTGATCCTACCGATGCAGAGGATTCCGACTCGGTATGTGAAGCTTGCCAGTACTATACACGTCGACGGcgtggtccttattaccaacggCGTTATCGGTGCCTCACTAGGAGATACTATCCGCAGAAGAACAGATATCGACGTCACCGTGATGTATGA